One window of the Magnolia sinica isolate HGM2019 chromosome 19, MsV1, whole genome shotgun sequence genome contains the following:
- the LOC131234558 gene encoding uncharacterized protein LOC131234558 produces MPRVDLETLFRGNSGDRRIVCETLFPADQRPEKRDLPALDPELPAESFRIPIRDEIEWVDRNAFFERKRSTKGISNWANWNPISNPKSKSQRISSNLKSNSKPSIIIGLPKRRDTGQMCQNFRRSCRPASIRELMKSAGPGPVTEPASPKVSCIGRVRAKDKARGHRRRDSSVTLAPAGKSGKEKVGLWAKFKAVFRFRQRRRSMKSEENPANESSLPVKSFPADVGTIPAMEFAAPAPGLGGLKKFASGHRPASWGGDVDLDLDFHVADKNDSGKGSLRRRPSLGPVNCGRDFGDVGPATC; encoded by the coding sequence ATGCCACGTGTAGACCTGGAAACACTCTTCCGCGGCAACAGCGGCGACCGTAGGATTGTCTGTGAAACACTATTCCCCGCCGATCAACGGCCTGAAAAGCGCGATCTTCCGGCGCTGGATCCCGAGCTCCCGGCTGAGTCGTTCCGGATCCCGATCAGGGACGAGATCGAATGGGTAGATCGGAACGCCTTCTTCGAGCGGAAGCGATCGACGAAAGGGATCTCGAATTGGGCGAATTGGAACCCGATCTCGAATCCGAAGTCGAAATCACAGCGGATCTCTTCCAATCTCAAGTCCaattccaaaccgtccatcatcatCGGACTCCCCAAGCGCCGGGACACTGGACAGATGTGTCAGAATTTCCGGCGGAGCTGCCGGCCGGCAAGCATCCGGGAGCTTATGAAATCGGCCGGGCCGGGGCCGGTGACGGAGCCGGCGTCGCCGAAGGTCTCGTGCATCGGGAGGGTCCGAGCGAAGGATAAGGCAAGAGGGCACCGGCGACGGGATTCGTCCGTGACTTTGGCGCCGGCGGGGAAATCAGGGAAGGAGAAGGTAGGGTTGTGGGCGAAATTCAAAGCCGTTTTCCGGTTCCGGCAAAGACGACGATCGATGAAGTCCGAGGAGAACCCAGCGAACGAATCTTCTTTGCCGGTGAAGAGTTTTCCGGCGGACGTGGGTACGATTCCGGCGATGGAGTTCGCTGCTCCGGCGCCTGGTTTGGGCGGGCTGAAGAAATTCGCGTCGGGTCATAGGCCGGCGTCGTGGGGTGGTGACGTGGATCTCGATCTGGACTTCCACGTGGCGGATAAGAATGATTCCGGGAAAGGTTCGCTCAGGCGCCGGCCCTCGTTGGGCCCGGTGAACTGCGGCCGTGATTTCGGGGATGTGGGGCCCGCAACTTGCTGA